Part of the Quercus lobata isolate SW786 chromosome 6, ValleyOak3.0 Primary Assembly, whole genome shotgun sequence genome, AGCCTAGAGGTTTGCCGCAGGATTGCAGAAAAACAATATTCTTTTTCCTGTCTTGATGCAATATTCCATCTCATGTATCATCCCTCTCACAACATGTAAACCCCCAAAAGCGTGTAGTGAAACTCACAAGTTGTGAGCGAAAATATGCATATATCATACTTTGGATACCTTCATAGGGTATTGGCGTGCAAAACCctttttgacattttcttttgttaaaccCCATGAAACGgcacatttttcttgttcttctttttcttatggTCTGAAAAGGACTTTCATGTGAAGGAAACTTGTTGACAAATTTTGGATGCGAATAATTTCAATAGTTGGTTTTATATATGCCATAAGAAGCGGGATTCATCGTGCAGATTTTCAACACAATTTCGTTATCAAGACTTTTACATAGCAATTATCATAAGCCAATGTAGCATCACGCTAGGCTGATGTAAGAGGAAACTATTTAGGAGTTAGAAGACTAAGAATGAAGTCCAAAAATCTTATGCTGAAGAACATGGTTTTGGTCTGAATACAACGGTCAAAAGTAAGTTGGAAATCTACCCCAGTTTAActgtcccccccccccaaaaaaaaaaacactttaatgGTCCCCCCATACACAGAATCTAATTATTATGCcatgcatacatacatatatactagATAGATGCCACTGTTCTGATTGAgacattttaactttttaactctTCATATAAACCATTGTACCTAGCAAGTAGCAATACTTGAGGTGTGGGAAACCAtaaatttgttagtttttgtaGCTGTTGCACAGTAAGTTCCTCCGGTGAAGAAAACCAAAAAGCTCATACCATGAAAGAGAACAATGGAGTTCAGAAAGCAATCTCTCTGTTTAGTCATGCCAAGCACAAACAACCCCACTTGTTGCCAGAGTCTCAGACAACAGATCCAAACAACAATCCTGCTTGAGAAATCTACCTTTCCCTAGagaaactctctctctatctccatCTCCTTCTCTCTTGAGAAATGAGAATCTCATTTTCCACCAATCCCCTTCTTCTTTAAAGTCCAAGCCAAAACATGTACAACAAACTcaagtaaacaaacaaaataaaataaatgagaaagaCACAGAAAGAGAGCCTTACAGCTCAAAAACCATCCCCACCTCTTTTTTCACAGCTCAACTAGTTTCATGAAATGCAAATATATACAAAACCaggcaaaaaagagaaaatatcaGATTCCTATTCTACCAAAAGAGATTACATTCGTTTATAAGCAATAAAAACCAAGAACATATAGCCATGGAAACTGAGCACCAGTTAAACTTGCTATGTTTAATGTGTTGTTGGCTCAGCTCAGCTGTCAATGACCCCATCTGACGAAGAGTCCCATCTCTCTAGACTATAATACGAGCCTCTTCCCTTCTTTCCAGATCAGATGACAAAAAAGAGGCAAAAAGGAAGATAGAGTGAATACAGGGAAGAGACTTGAAATTGATAGGCTGATAACAACCTTTTCTTTTGATCCCCATCAATAATTATGTCTTCCAGTGCCTGTCGAATCAAAGTCGCCTTTATCCCTGTCCACACTCACgtagtaaaaacaaaaaaaaaattacagttgGTGACAACAGCTCACATGGgcattggtttttttatttcttttttcagtGTAGAGATACCACATGGGCATTGATTCGAGCCTAGGaatcaactttaaaaaaaaaatttaataaataaatattaggAGGTAAGTCTACCTACCAATTAACTCTTTCTGTAAAAGTGTACAGTCTTTTTTAGCGTAGAAATGCTGAACAGCTTAAGAATCTTTGAATGTATTATATAGAGATACATGAATGTAAGCAGAGGGACAGAAGTTCTTGCTGTGCATCAAATGCTCTGTATGTACCAAATTTTGAAAGTGAATCATTAAGAAGTTTTTCTATCAGGAAGCAATGCCATAAATAAACCAGCATGAAGTGTACCAGAAGCGAAGGATAGGATAATAACTTCTATTTTGATGTTTTCTACTACTTCCAAAAACCACCCAAACCCATCCCCCCAAAAGCAAATAGAAGGGCCTGTTTTGCAAGGACAGCATGTTGTTCATCATGGGGTTCTCAAGTGTCATTTTTGATGAGATGCTGAATAATGGACAGTGAAGTGGGGTACTCTGAGCAGCAAATGAGTTGTCTTCTGATCCCTAACTTATATTTTATCAGCATTGATCCTTACCAAATAACTATTTCCCAGGTGGACACTTAAGATCAGCCAATTAGCATACATGAGCATCTGTCGGTACGAAAAAACACCTGAAAGTGCTCAAATGCCATTGTAAACAAGAGGAAGGTATCTGGAATTTCCATTACTTGTATCAAAGCTCTAATCTTAGATTCTTTCTATAGAGTTGCCACATATATGGGTTTAAAATCAAGCTTTggcctttctttctttctttctttttttgttggacGAGTATGGTAAATTTCAGCTTGTTCACATATTGATTACAGCCCTGCATCACAGTTTCAATGTTCAAGATTTTTTGTGAGAGACACAAAGGCCTTTCGACATGTCAAAGTCAAATGCAGCTATAGTTGGAGGTGCTGTAGGGATGCTTGCATTTTTGGCAATAGTCATTTTCCTTGTGTGGTTCTGCAAGACACAGTGTAAAAACCTTTCAAACAAGAATTCAGAAACAGGTTCTTCGGATCCATCTGCACTAGGTAAGATTTAATAGGCACTAACAATGGTGAGTTTCAAATAGCTATTTTCTTGGCACATTGTATTGTGTTGGTTACATCCACTGATGCCCTCTCAAATCACAGTGGAGTGGAATAGGGAAGGGGGACCAAGTTCAGCAGCAGCTCCATCTGGACCACACGGAGACAAGTTCACAATTATGGAATTAGAGCAAGCCACCAAGCAATTCAGTGAGAGCAATCTCATCGGTTTTGGAAGTTTTGGTCCTGTTTATAAAGGTTTGCTCCGTGATGGGACTCTTGTAGCTATCAAAAGGCGTCCAGGTTCTCCTCAACAAGATTTTGTTGCACAGGTATTACTAGGTTCCAATCTTTCATTGATGTCCATGTTGCATTCTGCAGTATAATGTATAAGTTCTTCTGTCTCTCCAACCCCCTTTGCTCCAAAATCCACTTTAGAACGGtcaaattaccgattgtcccaaaagtttaaactactaagaaattgtgaatttaataacttaaccataattttaaCACTCCTCCTCACATGTGAACCTAAACTCCCCCTTAATAAGTGTGGACTCAACATGagaatttttaacattttaaataagAGATAGAGTAAAGACAATGGGATAATCGGTAATTTAATCAAAGTAGGGGATCCTAAGTTTGATCCATGCCTcctccactctacctcccatttaaaatctCACATACTGGGTCTCACCTATTAAAAGAGAGTTTGAGACCACATATGAGGAGGAGTGATAGAATTATTATGgtcaaatgattaaattcatcatctCCTAATAGCTTAGGTTTTTCGGagaatcagtaatttaacaatAACATGTTAAACCAACAACCCATATTAACTGAATGTACAATCTGTTACATACTTACATGTAGATATTTTGTAAAGTGGATGAACTTTCAAGACTTTTCTTTGCTCACTTTAACAAAAAGGAATATTGTATGACCATAATGGAGATGATTAGAACAATTATAGCTTGTCTTGTATATGTCAACATAACATCTCTatcaaatttgaataaaaagtaACTGTTTATGTGGCAAGCAGGTCAGTTATTTGTCAGAGGTTCGGCATCGCAATTTAGTTACTCTTCTTGGTTACTGCCTGGAAAGTGGATCTCAAATGCTAGTTTTTGAATATGTAACAAATGGAAGCATGTGCAATCACCTATATGGTATGACTTGTTTAGTATAACTGATTTGGAATGATCATGCATGGGATACATATCTTATATTATATTGATCATCTGGCAGATACTGGAATAGAGTCATCAACTAAAATAGAGTTCAAGCAAAGGATATCCATAGCTTTAGGGGCTGCTAAAGGTAGTTCTAATGGAATTTACTGAAGGTGTACCAGACCTAATGAGAATTGACAGATAGTTGAATTAAGAACTGGTTTTTTAACTAATGCAGGTTTGTGCCACTTACATGGCCTAAGACCTCCCTTGGTGCACAATAACTTCAAAACAGCAAATGTCTTGGTTGATTCGAACTACGTTGCCAAGGTTTCAGATGCAGGGGTGTCAAAACTACTTGAAATGATTGAAGAAGCAGGTCCATCTCACATGTCCAGTGCCAATGTTTTCCGAGATCCAGAGTAAATCAATTTCTTTTGATTGCATTTCATTTtggtgttgatttttttttttttttttttgatgaaatggaGTTGAATAGATGTATATAGTATAGTATTCATCATGTGTGCCAATATTTAGGGCAGGAGTATCAGGGACCATCTCTGTAATGAGCGATGTGTACAGCTTTGGGGTATTTCTTTTGGAGCTTGTGACTGGACAAGAGGCTTTGCATATTGACTCCTTGGGATCTAATGAAAGTTTTTTCCAATGGGTATGTAACATTACTTTCTTGAAAGTTCATCCTGTTAGAACTATCCAAAAAGTTACGATTTGAGTTAGATTTGAACCATTAGTACATggtttttattgcattttttattttccttttaacttGTGAAGGTGGAATCACGATTGAGTTTAAATGATTTTGTGGACCGTCGACTAGCTGGAGGCTTCACCACTGACGGAATGAGAGATTTGATCAGGCTGACACTAAATTGCATGAGCTTTCCAGGAAAAAGGAGaccaaaaatggaaatgattGTGCACGAGCTTGAAAGGATACAAGAGAAAGAAATGGCAATGACCACAGTCATGGGTGAGGGTACTTCAACAATTACTTTAGGGAGCGATCTATTTACATCATAATGATGAGAGGAAAAAAGTTTGTTGGTGTTTCTTATGTTTGAGCTAAGCTTAAGCTAATAATAccacaaacaaacaacaagCTGTTTATAAATTATTCTGGGAGGCACAAAGTTAGTTTAAACTGCTGCAATTAAAATGATAAGTGTAAGTATGATTTATGAAGTTAATGAATGCAAAAGTTTCATTTAGAAGGTTATCTTTGATAATTTTAGAATTCTCAGACCTGCTTTACCAATGATATAATACGCATTGCATTTCTGTGcaatttctctaaaaaaaataaagcatataTTAAGGAGAGAGGCAAAAATATCACCATTTCACAAGAGCACCTTTTCTATTGAAAGATCATCATTGATTATCAATacaaaaagaattatataaGAAGATTGTTTCACCATTTTAGGACCCAAAAGAGATCAAGTAGACAATCCAAGGCACCCAAAAACTCaggaaaggaaggaaaaacCATATTTACTCCATATGTGTATCAAAAGTATTCTTGAGACATCTTCCAGTCTCTAGCATAACATTCTTTGCTAAGTCTTAATTGGTCTGTGATGTGTCAATCATGACCTTGCCTTAGGAATTTCTTGAAAAGTATGTGTGTTCTATGGTTCCATAAGGTCCTGGCAGCTATATATCTAGTACAGTCTCAGATAAGTGCTCCAGCTGCCTCCGGAAAAAAGCAACAAGCCAACAGATATACGATATGCAGACTACAAGACAACAATGTGCAGTCAACTAAGAAAGAAACTAATTAACAtacaagcaaaaaaataaaataagaaaaattgaaaaccagCTTCActgtttaaaataataaaattttagttttttgaggTATCTAAAACTACCATATGTATATATGTCCTATTTCAGTTGAATCACAAATTACATGAGTGCGACTCTTTATCAGATTCAACAGAGCACATGCTTATTGTAGATGAGAAATTTGCCATAATTTTTTACATAATTCAAATTATCTCATACCCTATAACTCAGGACATCCCCCACCTCAAGCTCATTGTGCGAAAACATTAGATGACCCTAAAAAGGATGGTAATTTCCTTCAGTGTCAAAGGTAAGCCAAACTACCTACAATATTACAGAGTTTGAGAATACAATAGATGATGCATGCTATACATAGCCATTCCTCTCTCATAATCCCGAAAATGACATTGAAGTACATGAATAGGAACAGAAACTGTAAAGAAGGTGATTGTGACAAACGTCTTAACCCCAGCATTCTGGGACAAGCTCAGGAAACATGTATGCAAATCTACTATTGATGATGGTGTTGGAATGACACAACGTGTGACAATTATGAACTTGATGGGCAACTTAATTATCAGATAACACTTGTGCAGAAAAGCTTACAAGAAATGTACATTTTTAGTAAAACTAAGAAGGGGGTCATTGtgataagacaaaattattCTCAAAAGGTTTGCAGCAAATcattgtttaaaaagaaaaaggggaggAGTGTAGAAATTAATGACTTGGTTTCTAAACATTGTGCTGCAGCCACCATGTCTCATGCTTAATTATGAGAATCCCAATTGTGGGTAATCACCATGATATGAAGTGAACATCATTGTATCAACCATCATCATTGCTAAACTTttactccccccccccccccccaccacccaaaaaaaaaaaaaatcatctgtCCCACTGGGACTTTCATTTTATACTTCACCAACTACAATATGTCATGTGTATCAATTTTTCTTACCCTGTTTTATACTTTGGTTACTTTATAAGGGAAAAAATAGGACATGTTGATGTGGTAAGCTGTGATTGATGGAGTATAGAGTGAAGGACCCACATTGGAATAGAAGATTTTTATTCCCCCATTCGATTGATAAGTTTCACATGTACCCAATGGTCCACCAATTATGCTAAATTTTCAGTCTTTCCGTTCCTCATTTCAATGTCTCCACTCTCCAACAACTAACTGTGATATTTCTGCCAACTTTAATGCCTTTGCCATAAAATCAATAGTACTTCTCTATATGTGTATCCTAGTAAGTGAACTCATCTCATATGACAGAATTAAATTATGACTGTTCCAGAACGATATCATATGGGACCAACTATAAGACGTGCCAGTGGTGCCACCCAGCTGCTTTTAACCACAAGATTCCCTAGGGGTCCCTCTTTGTCCTATTAAGATCCAAAATGATACGGGTTAAAGGTCCACTAAGATTTTAGATTACCCTACAAAAATATGTTTTCTGCAAAAATCATTTCAAACAATGGTAATTTATAATTGAGTGGTTCTGGGATCACAAACTACTCCATAACTTTTGCCACCACTCTGACGTTGTAAACTATGAATGATTTATCTATCACTTATAAATAGACCCACCATTTTTCTTCACAACTCACTATTTACCGCATTATAATTGTGGCAAAGAAATTGCAAAATAGTTTatgttaccaatttttttttctttataatttctAAACAATCCACTTCCACAAAGACCATAAAGATGATaacaagagagaaaaatagTAGTGCAACAGAGAACAGATAGTTACGCATATGCTTTCTACAACAAGAAAGAATATTAAGTCAGCTCATTTGCTTTTACATTTACACTTGCTGAGCTAAACAGTGAAAgcatcttctaaaaaaaaaaagaggaatgaAGCTATCAACTATTAAATTCACCATGTCAGGCAacaaaaaaagacataaaaaggAGTTCAACTTAAGTGCAGATTGTTAAGGTTTTGAGTGTTATACCTGAAGAAACATTTACAGTGTATGAAAGAGATGCAAAGCCTAGTACAGCAGTGTAGCACATTTGCACATGGGCACCTTATTAATACAGAAGATCTCAAGAGACAAAAATAGTACTGAGGAAAGAAAAATCCCACCGAAGATTTCACTTGTACGGCCTGTCGGTTTGTTTcctatgttttgtttttgtgctggCACCACTTGTTGTGGTTTCCCATTTATAAACTCGATCCTtcccaaatttttgttttttgtttttttttttttttttttaattccctataaaaaaattttaatggaaaaaatgactatagtgttaaaaaaaatataaaaaagttagAGCATTTGTGATTGTACATTAGCAAAACAGCAATTTTACCaacaaagaatcaaaaaaaTATGCGTAATTAGGAAagttaaagctaaattttttttataaatcataataaaatacaaCACTTTATTAAcattctctcccttctttcaATTAGAATACCCAAATTCTCTTAtctcctttattattttaacaagttgtttatattattttaaatgaaacgttaaaaaaataaaatatttgatattaaatgtattgtaaagtgaagtgataaaagaaataaatagtttttaggtgttaaaaactaaattttttagcattattGTTATGAATGTTCTTAGATATATAATTCTTTgacctttattttaaaattgcaccttataatatttcaaaaaaaatctaaattcttcccataaataaaaaaaagagtatatatTCTCATTTGATGAATTGAAAATACTgacataataaattaaattaaataaaaaattagtttaataaCGTAGTTTGAATTCTATATGTCATGTTAGTATTTTTAATCCATCACATGACTAGTACTAATTATAAGGat contains:
- the LOC115994046 gene encoding proline-rich receptor-like protein kinase PERK3 produces the protein MSKSNAAIVGGAVGMLAFLAIVIFLVWFCKTQCKNLSNKNSETGSSDPSALVEWNREGGPSSAAAPSGPHGDKFTIMELEQATKQFSESNLIGFGSFGPVYKGLLRDGTLVAIKRRPGSPQQDFVAQVSYLSEVRHRNLVTLLGYCLESGSQMLVFEYVTNGSMCNHLYDTGIESSTKIEFKQRISIALGAAKGLCHLHGLRPPLVHNNFKTANVLVDSNYVAKVSDAGVSKLLEMIEEAGPSHMSSANVFRDPEAGVSGTISVMSDVYSFGVFLLELVTGQEALHIDSLGSNESFFQWVESRLSLNDFVDRRLAGGFTTDGMRDLIRLTLNCMSFPGKRRPKMEMIVHELERIQEKEMAMTTVMGEGTSTITLGSDLFTS